The following coding sequences lie in one Arachis stenosperma cultivar V10309 chromosome 5, arast.V10309.gnm1.PFL2, whole genome shotgun sequence genomic window:
- the LOC130980681 gene encoding uncharacterized protein LOC130980681, whose protein sequence is MGATPFHRSILEVRLPKHFDKPTDMRYDGTQDPLEHLTAFEARMNLEGVGDEVRCRAFPVTLAGPAIRWFNGLPQGSIYGFSDISRAFLAQFTTRIAKAKHPINLLGITQRQGEPTRKYLDWFNDECLEIDGLTDSVVSLCLTNGLLNENFRKHLTTKPVWTMHEI, encoded by the coding sequence ATGGGCGCCACCCCATTCCATCGATCCATCCTCGAAGTCCGGTtgccgaaacacttcgacaaaccaacggacatgaggtacgatgGAACCCAAGACCCTTTGGAACACCTCACAGCCTTCGAAGCAAGGATGAATCTGGAGGGAGTAGGGGACGAGGTGAGGTGCCGAGCCTTCCCAGTGACCCTGGCAGGACCCGCGATCagatggtttaacggcctcccgCAGGGGTCCATCTATGGGTTTTCGGACATCAGCCGTGCCTTCCTAGCCCAATTTACAACACGAATAGCAAAAGCAAAGCACCCGATCAACCTTCTGGGGATAACTCAGAGACAGGGAGAGCCgaccagaaaatacctggactggttcaacgacgaatgcttggaaatTGACGGCCTAACCGATTCGGTGGTCAGCCTTTGTCTGacgaacggcctcctcaacgagaaCTTTCGAAAGCACCTTACCACGAAACCAGTTTGGACGATGCACGAGATCTAA